In the genome of Mytilus edulis chromosome 3, xbMytEdul2.2, whole genome shotgun sequence, one region contains:
- the LOC139516857 gene encoding cytosolic phospholipase A2-like isoform X6, translating into MSFSRVFDPYQVFEVEHRPCLILTVKVVRGKNITHGWYDYVDTPDPYIILNVKTSPEGRRRTETKDNEVNPVWNEEFTFLIDDRETNKLQMILMEANYGNLDQVIGEVYFDLKELPLKTRVNKIFSFNEKSEVEFEFETHFDENPTLRYSLCLCDEEKEFIEHRTEKVMKTMKDLLGDKAPETREETPRIAVIGSGGGFRAMVGMSGVLKALADSKILDCVTFLGGLSGSSWYISTLYSHQDWPTMNPGAMQEELKNNIDSSLLWLLTPLSIKRYIDRILVKRQNGQPVSFTDIFGHLVGETLVKDRLHTKLTDLQDKIAGGAAPMPLMTCVNVKADRSARSFHEWVEFNPFEIGMPKYGTFMKTELFGSKFFMGKLCTEYEEQPLHFLQGIWGSAFCILFKRLLDDNKKLDPVEMIRQEMVKQIEQSREDESSDSSDESDETEVEEKPRSSRQFTFDVPQTNGAKENGQAPKRQTTKRRTKQKGYWNNFLSNILENKRFEVLNTRAGRAGVVHNFMRGLSLTKTFPLSPFTPDTANKDTDDFDGIHELHPTNVKHLYMVDAGLTFNSPFPLVLRPQRAVDIILSFDFSARPGDQSPPFKEILLAEKWARLNKLPFPPIDVTVFDREGMKELYIFKHPTDPHCPVVLHFVLVNIDFREFTKPGVRRTAKEKEFADFDIFDDPATPYSTFNFKYTHDAFEKLSKLTEFNTLSNIDAIKTAMLNTIEKKRTTPPKIPIQLNEVSRLRRVSKKNKAKLSRYLSRLSSCRDSRTSVTIEEEEENDENGHRKISKTLSDAPIICKKPGLERKMAVSERKRRTNKSIGGLGGLSSPREEDESDELDSSNASVKLRTIGGRKRKDGTFHDAHDHWSMNRCNSIQSDEEDDQFYSMASS; encoded by the exons GTAGAACATCGACCATGTTTAATTCTCACCGTCAAAGTCGTCAGAGGCAAAAATATAACACATGGATGGTATGATTAcg TTGATACACCCGACCCTTATATTATACTTAATGTGAAGACCTCACCAGAGGGTCGTCGTCGGACTGAAACAAAGGATAATGAGGTCAATCCGGTATGGAACGAAGAATTCACATTTCTCATTGATGATAGAGAAACTAATAAACTAC AAATGATATTAATGGAGGCTAATTACGGCAATCTTGACCAAGTGATTGGAGAAGTATACTTTGATCTCAAGGAACTTCCATTAAAAACCAGagtcaacaaaatattttcatttaatgag aaaTCTGAAGTAGAATTTGAGTTTGAAACACACTTCGA TGAGAATCCAACTCTGCGATACAGTTTATGTTTATGTGACGAAGAAAAAGAATTCATAGAACACAGAACCGAGAAAGTAATGAAAACAATGAAGGATTTGCTTGGAGATAAAGCACCAGAAACAAGAGAGGAG ACTCCGAGAATCGCTGTTATTGGTTCAGGTGGTGGTTTTAGGGCTATGGTTGGTATGAGTGGTGTCCTCAAAGCCCTAGCAGATTCTAAAATATTGGACTGTGTTACATTTTTAGGTGGACTGTCAGGTTCTTCTTG GTACATCTCTACCTTATATTCACACCAAGACTGGCCAACAATGAACCCTGGTGCTATGCAAGAAGAACTGAAAAACAATATAGATTCTAGTCTTCTATGGTTACTTACGCCATTGAGTATAAAACGTTACATTGATCGGATACTTGTTAAACGTCAAAATGGGCAACCAGTTAGCTTCACGGATATATTTGGACACTTAGTTGGAGAAACATTGGTAAAAGAT AGGTTGCATACAAAACTTACAGACTTGCAAGACAAAATAGCAGGCGGAGCAGCACCAATGCCTTTAATGACATGTGTTAATGTAAAAGCAGATAGATCTGCTAGAAGTTTTCACG AATGGGTCGAATTTAATCCATTTGAAATTGGAATGCCAAAATATGGCACATTTATGAAAACAGAATTGTTCGGAAGTAAATTTTTCATGGGAAAGTTATGTACTGAATACGAAGAACAACCACTGCATTTTTTACAAG GCATTTGGGGCAGTGCCTTCTGCATTTTATTCAAACGTTTATTGGATGACAATAAAAAGCTTGATCCAGTGGAAATGATCAGACAAGAAATGG TTAAACAGATCGAGCAAAGCAGGGAGGATGAAAGTAGTGACAGTAGTGATGAAAGCGATGAAACAGAAGTAGAAGAAAAACCACGGAGTTCTCGTCAGTTTACATTTGACGTACCACAAACTAATGGAGCTAAAGAGAATGGCCAAGCACCAAAACGACAAACCACAAAACGAAGAACTAAACAAAAGGGTTATTGGAATAATTTTCTCAGCAATATTTTGGAAAA CAAACGTTTTGAAGTGTTGAACACCAGAGCAGGGCGAGCTGGTGTAGTACATAATTTCATGAGAGGATTGTCACTTACCAAAACCTTCCCACTGTCTCCTTTTACTCCAGATACTGCAAACAAAGATACTG ATGATTTTGATGGAATCCATGAACTGCATCCAACCAATGTTAAACATTTGTATATGGTTGATGCAGGGTTAACGTTTAACTCACCCTTCCCTCTTGTCCTGAGACCACAGAGAGCTGTAGATATCATTCTATCCTTTGATTTTAGTGCCAGGCCTGGAGATCAGTCACCACCATTTAAG gaAATTCTGCTGGCAGAAAAATGGGCAAGACTTAATAAATTACCTTTCCCGCCAATTGATGTCACCGTGTTTGATAGAGAAGGAATGAAAGAGTTGTACATATTCAAGCATccaactgaccctcattgtccaGTAGTATTACATTTTGTCCTGGTGAATATTGACTTCAGAGAATTCACAAAACCTG GTGTCCGAAGAACAGCGAAGGAAAAAGAATTTGccgattttgacatttttgacgACCCTGCAACACCATATTcaacatttaatttcaaatatacaCATGATGCTtttgaaaaattgtcaaaattaacTGAATTCAATACATTGTCCAATATTGACGCAATTAAGACAGCAATGCtgaatacaattgaaaaaaaGAGAACAACTCCCCCAAAGATTCCAATACAACTAAATGAAGTGAGTAGATTGCGACGAGTTAGCAAGAAAAATAAGGCGAAATTGAGTAGGTATTTATCAAGGTTGTCTTCCTGTCGGGACAGTCGAACAAGTGTCACGATTGAAGAAGAGGAAGAAAACGATGAAAATGGACATAGAAAGATATCAAAAACACTCAGTGATGCTCCGATCATTTGCAAGAAGCCTGGTCTTGAAAGAAAAATGGCAGTATCGGAAAGAAAAAGGAGGACAAACAAGAGCATAGGAGGACTTGGTGGTTTATCATCACCAAGAGAAGAGGATGAATCCGACGAGTTAGACTCTAGTAATGCTTCGGTGAAACTTAGAACAATTGGCGGACGAAAACGAAAAGATGGTACGTTTCATGATGCTCATGATCACTGGTCAATGAATAGGTGCAATTCTATTCAATCAGACGAAGAAGATGACCAGTTTTATTCAATGGCAAGTTCGTGA
- the LOC139516857 gene encoding cytosolic phospholipase A2-like isoform X2: MNSMGVSPRVKDITDAIPFPFYWKGWKPQSSPVRKVPSYSVNNRKEEPVLSPRSKEKKMSFSRVFDPYQVFEVEHRPCLILTVKVVRGKNITHGWYDYVDTPDPYIILNVKTSPEGRRRTETKDNEVNPVWNEEFTFLIDDRETNKLQMILMEANYGNLDQVIGEVYFDLKELPLKTRVNKIFSFNEKSEVEFEFETHFDENPTLRYSLCLCDEEKEFIEHRTEKVMKTMKDLLGDKAPETREETPRIAVIGSGGGFRAMVGMSGVLKALADSKILDCVTFLGGLSGSSWYISTLYSHQDWPTMNPGAMQEELKNNIDSSLLWLLTPLSIKRYIDRILVKRQNGQPVSFTDIFGHLVGETLVKDRLHTKLTDLQDKIAGGAAPMPLMTCVNVKADRSARSFHEWVEFNPFEIGMPKYGTFMKTELFGSKFFMGKLCTEYEEQPLHFLQGIWGSAFCILFKRLLDDNKKLDPVEMIRQEMVKQIEQSREDESSDSSDESDETEVEEKPRSSRQFTFDVPQTNGAKENGQAPKRQTTKRRTKQKGYWNNFLSNILENKRFEVLNTRAGRAGVVHNFMRGLSLTKTFPLSPFTPDTANKDTDDFDGIHELHPTNVKHLYMVDAGLTFNSPFPLVLRPQRAVDIILSFDFSARPGDQSPPFKEILLAEKWARLNKLPFPPIDVTVFDREGMKELYIFKHPTDPHCPVVLHFVLVNIDFREFTKPGVRRTAKEKEFADFDIFDDPATPYSTFNFKYTHDAFEKLSKLTEFNTLSNIDAIKTAMLNTIEKKRTTPPKIPIQLNEVSRLRRVSKKNKAKLSRYLSRLSSCRDSRTSVTIEEEEENDENGHRKISKTLSDAPIICKKPGLERKMAVSERKRRTNKSIGGLGGLSSPREEDESDELDSSNASVKLRTIGGRKRKDGTFHDAHDHWSMNRCNSIQSDEEDDQFYSMASS; the protein is encoded by the exons GTAGAACATCGACCATGTTTAATTCTCACCGTCAAAGTCGTCAGAGGCAAAAATATAACACATGGATGGTATGATTAcg TTGATACACCCGACCCTTATATTATACTTAATGTGAAGACCTCACCAGAGGGTCGTCGTCGGACTGAAACAAAGGATAATGAGGTCAATCCGGTATGGAACGAAGAATTCACATTTCTCATTGATGATAGAGAAACTAATAAACTAC AAATGATATTAATGGAGGCTAATTACGGCAATCTTGACCAAGTGATTGGAGAAGTATACTTTGATCTCAAGGAACTTCCATTAAAAACCAGagtcaacaaaatattttcatttaatgag aaaTCTGAAGTAGAATTTGAGTTTGAAACACACTTCGA TGAGAATCCAACTCTGCGATACAGTTTATGTTTATGTGACGAAGAAAAAGAATTCATAGAACACAGAACCGAGAAAGTAATGAAAACAATGAAGGATTTGCTTGGAGATAAAGCACCAGAAACAAGAGAGGAG ACTCCGAGAATCGCTGTTATTGGTTCAGGTGGTGGTTTTAGGGCTATGGTTGGTATGAGTGGTGTCCTCAAAGCCCTAGCAGATTCTAAAATATTGGACTGTGTTACATTTTTAGGTGGACTGTCAGGTTCTTCTTG GTACATCTCTACCTTATATTCACACCAAGACTGGCCAACAATGAACCCTGGTGCTATGCAAGAAGAACTGAAAAACAATATAGATTCTAGTCTTCTATGGTTACTTACGCCATTGAGTATAAAACGTTACATTGATCGGATACTTGTTAAACGTCAAAATGGGCAACCAGTTAGCTTCACGGATATATTTGGACACTTAGTTGGAGAAACATTGGTAAAAGAT AGGTTGCATACAAAACTTACAGACTTGCAAGACAAAATAGCAGGCGGAGCAGCACCAATGCCTTTAATGACATGTGTTAATGTAAAAGCAGATAGATCTGCTAGAAGTTTTCACG AATGGGTCGAATTTAATCCATTTGAAATTGGAATGCCAAAATATGGCACATTTATGAAAACAGAATTGTTCGGAAGTAAATTTTTCATGGGAAAGTTATGTACTGAATACGAAGAACAACCACTGCATTTTTTACAAG GCATTTGGGGCAGTGCCTTCTGCATTTTATTCAAACGTTTATTGGATGACAATAAAAAGCTTGATCCAGTGGAAATGATCAGACAAGAAATGG TTAAACAGATCGAGCAAAGCAGGGAGGATGAAAGTAGTGACAGTAGTGATGAAAGCGATGAAACAGAAGTAGAAGAAAAACCACGGAGTTCTCGTCAGTTTACATTTGACGTACCACAAACTAATGGAGCTAAAGAGAATGGCCAAGCACCAAAACGACAAACCACAAAACGAAGAACTAAACAAAAGGGTTATTGGAATAATTTTCTCAGCAATATTTTGGAAAA CAAACGTTTTGAAGTGTTGAACACCAGAGCAGGGCGAGCTGGTGTAGTACATAATTTCATGAGAGGATTGTCACTTACCAAAACCTTCCCACTGTCTCCTTTTACTCCAGATACTGCAAACAAAGATACTG ATGATTTTGATGGAATCCATGAACTGCATCCAACCAATGTTAAACATTTGTATATGGTTGATGCAGGGTTAACGTTTAACTCACCCTTCCCTCTTGTCCTGAGACCACAGAGAGCTGTAGATATCATTCTATCCTTTGATTTTAGTGCCAGGCCTGGAGATCAGTCACCACCATTTAAG gaAATTCTGCTGGCAGAAAAATGGGCAAGACTTAATAAATTACCTTTCCCGCCAATTGATGTCACCGTGTTTGATAGAGAAGGAATGAAAGAGTTGTACATATTCAAGCATccaactgaccctcattgtccaGTAGTATTACATTTTGTCCTGGTGAATATTGACTTCAGAGAATTCACAAAACCTG GTGTCCGAAGAACAGCGAAGGAAAAAGAATTTGccgattttgacatttttgacgACCCTGCAACACCATATTcaacatttaatttcaaatatacaCATGATGCTtttgaaaaattgtcaaaattaacTGAATTCAATACATTGTCCAATATTGACGCAATTAAGACAGCAATGCtgaatacaattgaaaaaaaGAGAACAACTCCCCCAAAGATTCCAATACAACTAAATGAAGTGAGTAGATTGCGACGAGTTAGCAAGAAAAATAAGGCGAAATTGAGTAGGTATTTATCAAGGTTGTCTTCCTGTCGGGACAGTCGAACAAGTGTCACGATTGAAGAAGAGGAAGAAAACGATGAAAATGGACATAGAAAGATATCAAAAACACTCAGTGATGCTCCGATCATTTGCAAGAAGCCTGGTCTTGAAAGAAAAATGGCAGTATCGGAAAGAAAAAGGAGGACAAACAAGAGCATAGGAGGACTTGGTGGTTTATCATCACCAAGAGAAGAGGATGAATCCGACGAGTTAGACTCTAGTAATGCTTCGGTGAAACTTAGAACAATTGGCGGACGAAAACGAAAAGATGGTACGTTTCATGATGCTCATGATCACTGGTCAATGAATAGGTGCAATTCTATTCAATCAGACGAAGAAGATGACCAGTTTTATTCAATGGCAAGTTCGTGA
- the LOC139516857 gene encoding cytosolic phospholipase A2-like isoform X4 has translation MDRKDITDAIPFPFYWKGWKPQSSPVRKVPSYSVNNRKEEPVLSPRSKEKKMSFSRVFDPYQVFEVEHRPCLILTVKVVRGKNITHGWYDYVDTPDPYIILNVKTSPEGRRRTETKDNEVNPVWNEEFTFLIDDRETNKLQMILMEANYGNLDQVIGEVYFDLKELPLKTRVNKIFSFNEKSEVEFEFETHFDENPTLRYSLCLCDEEKEFIEHRTEKVMKTMKDLLGDKAPETREETPRIAVIGSGGGFRAMVGMSGVLKALADSKILDCVTFLGGLSGSSWYISTLYSHQDWPTMNPGAMQEELKNNIDSSLLWLLTPLSIKRYIDRILVKRQNGQPVSFTDIFGHLVGETLVKDRLHTKLTDLQDKIAGGAAPMPLMTCVNVKADRSARSFHEWVEFNPFEIGMPKYGTFMKTELFGSKFFMGKLCTEYEEQPLHFLQGIWGSAFCILFKRLLDDNKKLDPVEMIRQEMVKQIEQSREDESSDSSDESDETEVEEKPRSSRQFTFDVPQTNGAKENGQAPKRQTTKRRTKQKGYWNNFLSNILENKRFEVLNTRAGRAGVVHNFMRGLSLTKTFPLSPFTPDTANKDTDDFDGIHELHPTNVKHLYMVDAGLTFNSPFPLVLRPQRAVDIILSFDFSARPGDQSPPFKEILLAEKWARLNKLPFPPIDVTVFDREGMKELYIFKHPTDPHCPVVLHFVLVNIDFREFTKPGVRRTAKEKEFADFDIFDDPATPYSTFNFKYTHDAFEKLSKLTEFNTLSNIDAIKTAMLNTIEKKRTTPPKIPIQLNEVSRLRRVSKKNKAKLSRYLSRLSSCRDSRTSVTIEEEEENDENGHRKISKTLSDAPIICKKPGLERKMAVSERKRRTNKSIGGLGGLSSPREEDESDELDSSNASVKLRTIGGRKRKDGTFHDAHDHWSMNRCNSIQSDEEDDQFYSMASS, from the exons GTAGAACATCGACCATGTTTAATTCTCACCGTCAAAGTCGTCAGAGGCAAAAATATAACACATGGATGGTATGATTAcg TTGATACACCCGACCCTTATATTATACTTAATGTGAAGACCTCACCAGAGGGTCGTCGTCGGACTGAAACAAAGGATAATGAGGTCAATCCGGTATGGAACGAAGAATTCACATTTCTCATTGATGATAGAGAAACTAATAAACTAC AAATGATATTAATGGAGGCTAATTACGGCAATCTTGACCAAGTGATTGGAGAAGTATACTTTGATCTCAAGGAACTTCCATTAAAAACCAGagtcaacaaaatattttcatttaatgag aaaTCTGAAGTAGAATTTGAGTTTGAAACACACTTCGA TGAGAATCCAACTCTGCGATACAGTTTATGTTTATGTGACGAAGAAAAAGAATTCATAGAACACAGAACCGAGAAAGTAATGAAAACAATGAAGGATTTGCTTGGAGATAAAGCACCAGAAACAAGAGAGGAG ACTCCGAGAATCGCTGTTATTGGTTCAGGTGGTGGTTTTAGGGCTATGGTTGGTATGAGTGGTGTCCTCAAAGCCCTAGCAGATTCTAAAATATTGGACTGTGTTACATTTTTAGGTGGACTGTCAGGTTCTTCTTG GTACATCTCTACCTTATATTCACACCAAGACTGGCCAACAATGAACCCTGGTGCTATGCAAGAAGAACTGAAAAACAATATAGATTCTAGTCTTCTATGGTTACTTACGCCATTGAGTATAAAACGTTACATTGATCGGATACTTGTTAAACGTCAAAATGGGCAACCAGTTAGCTTCACGGATATATTTGGACACTTAGTTGGAGAAACATTGGTAAAAGAT AGGTTGCATACAAAACTTACAGACTTGCAAGACAAAATAGCAGGCGGAGCAGCACCAATGCCTTTAATGACATGTGTTAATGTAAAAGCAGATAGATCTGCTAGAAGTTTTCACG AATGGGTCGAATTTAATCCATTTGAAATTGGAATGCCAAAATATGGCACATTTATGAAAACAGAATTGTTCGGAAGTAAATTTTTCATGGGAAAGTTATGTACTGAATACGAAGAACAACCACTGCATTTTTTACAAG GCATTTGGGGCAGTGCCTTCTGCATTTTATTCAAACGTTTATTGGATGACAATAAAAAGCTTGATCCAGTGGAAATGATCAGACAAGAAATGG TTAAACAGATCGAGCAAAGCAGGGAGGATGAAAGTAGTGACAGTAGTGATGAAAGCGATGAAACAGAAGTAGAAGAAAAACCACGGAGTTCTCGTCAGTTTACATTTGACGTACCACAAACTAATGGAGCTAAAGAGAATGGCCAAGCACCAAAACGACAAACCACAAAACGAAGAACTAAACAAAAGGGTTATTGGAATAATTTTCTCAGCAATATTTTGGAAAA CAAACGTTTTGAAGTGTTGAACACCAGAGCAGGGCGAGCTGGTGTAGTACATAATTTCATGAGAGGATTGTCACTTACCAAAACCTTCCCACTGTCTCCTTTTACTCCAGATACTGCAAACAAAGATACTG ATGATTTTGATGGAATCCATGAACTGCATCCAACCAATGTTAAACATTTGTATATGGTTGATGCAGGGTTAACGTTTAACTCACCCTTCCCTCTTGTCCTGAGACCACAGAGAGCTGTAGATATCATTCTATCCTTTGATTTTAGTGCCAGGCCTGGAGATCAGTCACCACCATTTAAG gaAATTCTGCTGGCAGAAAAATGGGCAAGACTTAATAAATTACCTTTCCCGCCAATTGATGTCACCGTGTTTGATAGAGAAGGAATGAAAGAGTTGTACATATTCAAGCATccaactgaccctcattgtccaGTAGTATTACATTTTGTCCTGGTGAATATTGACTTCAGAGAATTCACAAAACCTG GTGTCCGAAGAACAGCGAAGGAAAAAGAATTTGccgattttgacatttttgacgACCCTGCAACACCATATTcaacatttaatttcaaatatacaCATGATGCTtttgaaaaattgtcaaaattaacTGAATTCAATACATTGTCCAATATTGACGCAATTAAGACAGCAATGCtgaatacaattgaaaaaaaGAGAACAACTCCCCCAAAGATTCCAATACAACTAAATGAAGTGAGTAGATTGCGACGAGTTAGCAAGAAAAATAAGGCGAAATTGAGTAGGTATTTATCAAGGTTGTCTTCCTGTCGGGACAGTCGAACAAGTGTCACGATTGAAGAAGAGGAAGAAAACGATGAAAATGGACATAGAAAGATATCAAAAACACTCAGTGATGCTCCGATCATTTGCAAGAAGCCTGGTCTTGAAAGAAAAATGGCAGTATCGGAAAGAAAAAGGAGGACAAACAAGAGCATAGGAGGACTTGGTGGTTTATCATCACCAAGAGAAGAGGATGAATCCGACGAGTTAGACTCTAGTAATGCTTCGGTGAAACTTAGAACAATTGGCGGACGAAAACGAAAAGATGGTACGTTTCATGATGCTCATGATCACTGGTCAATGAATAGGTGCAATTCTATTCAATCAGACGAAGAAGATGACCAGTTTTATTCAATGGCAAGTTCGTGA
- the LOC139516857 gene encoding cytosolic phospholipase A2-like isoform X1 — MDTSNCESYIDGKDITDAIPFPFYWKGWKPQSSPVRKVPSYSVNNRKEEPVLSPRSKEKKMSFSRVFDPYQVFEVEHRPCLILTVKVVRGKNITHGWYDYVDTPDPYIILNVKTSPEGRRRTETKDNEVNPVWNEEFTFLIDDRETNKLQMILMEANYGNLDQVIGEVYFDLKELPLKTRVNKIFSFNEKSEVEFEFETHFDENPTLRYSLCLCDEEKEFIEHRTEKVMKTMKDLLGDKAPETREETPRIAVIGSGGGFRAMVGMSGVLKALADSKILDCVTFLGGLSGSSWYISTLYSHQDWPTMNPGAMQEELKNNIDSSLLWLLTPLSIKRYIDRILVKRQNGQPVSFTDIFGHLVGETLVKDRLHTKLTDLQDKIAGGAAPMPLMTCVNVKADRSARSFHEWVEFNPFEIGMPKYGTFMKTELFGSKFFMGKLCTEYEEQPLHFLQGIWGSAFCILFKRLLDDNKKLDPVEMIRQEMVKQIEQSREDESSDSSDESDETEVEEKPRSSRQFTFDVPQTNGAKENGQAPKRQTTKRRTKQKGYWNNFLSNILENKRFEVLNTRAGRAGVVHNFMRGLSLTKTFPLSPFTPDTANKDTDDFDGIHELHPTNVKHLYMVDAGLTFNSPFPLVLRPQRAVDIILSFDFSARPGDQSPPFKEILLAEKWARLNKLPFPPIDVTVFDREGMKELYIFKHPTDPHCPVVLHFVLVNIDFREFTKPGVRRTAKEKEFADFDIFDDPATPYSTFNFKYTHDAFEKLSKLTEFNTLSNIDAIKTAMLNTIEKKRTTPPKIPIQLNEVSRLRRVSKKNKAKLSRYLSRLSSCRDSRTSVTIEEEEENDENGHRKISKTLSDAPIICKKPGLERKMAVSERKRRTNKSIGGLGGLSSPREEDESDELDSSNASVKLRTIGGRKRKDGTFHDAHDHWSMNRCNSIQSDEEDDQFYSMASS; from the exons GTAGAACATCGACCATGTTTAATTCTCACCGTCAAAGTCGTCAGAGGCAAAAATATAACACATGGATGGTATGATTAcg TTGATACACCCGACCCTTATATTATACTTAATGTGAAGACCTCACCAGAGGGTCGTCGTCGGACTGAAACAAAGGATAATGAGGTCAATCCGGTATGGAACGAAGAATTCACATTTCTCATTGATGATAGAGAAACTAATAAACTAC AAATGATATTAATGGAGGCTAATTACGGCAATCTTGACCAAGTGATTGGAGAAGTATACTTTGATCTCAAGGAACTTCCATTAAAAACCAGagtcaacaaaatattttcatttaatgag aaaTCTGAAGTAGAATTTGAGTTTGAAACACACTTCGA TGAGAATCCAACTCTGCGATACAGTTTATGTTTATGTGACGAAGAAAAAGAATTCATAGAACACAGAACCGAGAAAGTAATGAAAACAATGAAGGATTTGCTTGGAGATAAAGCACCAGAAACAAGAGAGGAG ACTCCGAGAATCGCTGTTATTGGTTCAGGTGGTGGTTTTAGGGCTATGGTTGGTATGAGTGGTGTCCTCAAAGCCCTAGCAGATTCTAAAATATTGGACTGTGTTACATTTTTAGGTGGACTGTCAGGTTCTTCTTG GTACATCTCTACCTTATATTCACACCAAGACTGGCCAACAATGAACCCTGGTGCTATGCAAGAAGAACTGAAAAACAATATAGATTCTAGTCTTCTATGGTTACTTACGCCATTGAGTATAAAACGTTACATTGATCGGATACTTGTTAAACGTCAAAATGGGCAACCAGTTAGCTTCACGGATATATTTGGACACTTAGTTGGAGAAACATTGGTAAAAGAT AGGTTGCATACAAAACTTACAGACTTGCAAGACAAAATAGCAGGCGGAGCAGCACCAATGCCTTTAATGACATGTGTTAATGTAAAAGCAGATAGATCTGCTAGAAGTTTTCACG AATGGGTCGAATTTAATCCATTTGAAATTGGAATGCCAAAATATGGCACATTTATGAAAACAGAATTGTTCGGAAGTAAATTTTTCATGGGAAAGTTATGTACTGAATACGAAGAACAACCACTGCATTTTTTACAAG GCATTTGGGGCAGTGCCTTCTGCATTTTATTCAAACGTTTATTGGATGACAATAAAAAGCTTGATCCAGTGGAAATGATCAGACAAGAAATGG TTAAACAGATCGAGCAAAGCAGGGAGGATGAAAGTAGTGACAGTAGTGATGAAAGCGATGAAACAGAAGTAGAAGAAAAACCACGGAGTTCTCGTCAGTTTACATTTGACGTACCACAAACTAATGGAGCTAAAGAGAATGGCCAAGCACCAAAACGACAAACCACAAAACGAAGAACTAAACAAAAGGGTTATTGGAATAATTTTCTCAGCAATATTTTGGAAAA CAAACGTTTTGAAGTGTTGAACACCAGAGCAGGGCGAGCTGGTGTAGTACATAATTTCATGAGAGGATTGTCACTTACCAAAACCTTCCCACTGTCTCCTTTTACTCCAGATACTGCAAACAAAGATACTG ATGATTTTGATGGAATCCATGAACTGCATCCAACCAATGTTAAACATTTGTATATGGTTGATGCAGGGTTAACGTTTAACTCACCCTTCCCTCTTGTCCTGAGACCACAGAGAGCTGTAGATATCATTCTATCCTTTGATTTTAGTGCCAGGCCTGGAGATCAGTCACCACCATTTAAG gaAATTCTGCTGGCAGAAAAATGGGCAAGACTTAATAAATTACCTTTCCCGCCAATTGATGTCACCGTGTTTGATAGAGAAGGAATGAAAGAGTTGTACATATTCAAGCATccaactgaccctcattgtccaGTAGTATTACATTTTGTCCTGGTGAATATTGACTTCAGAGAATTCACAAAACCTG GTGTCCGAAGAACAGCGAAGGAAAAAGAATTTGccgattttgacatttttgacgACCCTGCAACACCATATTcaacatttaatttcaaatatacaCATGATGCTtttgaaaaattgtcaaaattaacTGAATTCAATACATTGTCCAATATTGACGCAATTAAGACAGCAATGCtgaatacaattgaaaaaaaGAGAACAACTCCCCCAAAGATTCCAATACAACTAAATGAAGTGAGTAGATTGCGACGAGTTAGCAAGAAAAATAAGGCGAAATTGAGTAGGTATTTATCAAGGTTGTCTTCCTGTCGGGACAGTCGAACAAGTGTCACGATTGAAGAAGAGGAAGAAAACGATGAAAATGGACATAGAAAGATATCAAAAACACTCAGTGATGCTCCGATCATTTGCAAGAAGCCTGGTCTTGAAAGAAAAATGGCAGTATCGGAAAGAAAAAGGAGGACAAACAAGAGCATAGGAGGACTTGGTGGTTTATCATCACCAAGAGAAGAGGATGAATCCGACGAGTTAGACTCTAGTAATGCTTCGGTGAAACTTAGAACAATTGGCGGACGAAAACGAAAAGATGGTACGTTTCATGATGCTCATGATCACTGGTCAATGAATAGGTGCAATTCTATTCAATCAGACGAAGAAGATGACCAGTTTTATTCAATGGCAAGTTCGTGA